Proteins from a single region of Corylus avellana chromosome ca11, CavTom2PMs-1.0:
- the LOC132165336 gene encoding pantoate--beta-alanine ligase: MAGKEPEIITDKNQMRKWSRAMRSQGKTIGLVPTMGYLHEGHISLIKEAHKHTNLIVVSIYVNPGQFSPTEDLSTYPSDFHGDIQKLMAIPGGVDAVFHPHNLYDYAKSKPTGVNNNSSNCENSGGGEPERKGVVSCVEERGLGHETWVRVERLEKGMCGNSRPVFFRGVATIVTKLFNIVEPDVAMFGKKDYQQWRIIQRMVRDLDFSIEVVGSDIVRDNDGLAMSSRNVHLSPEEREKALSINRSLSRAKSAAENGQINCRELRNSVVQAVNSAGGRIDYAEIVDQETLEAVEEIQSPVVFCIAAWFGKVRLIDNLEMNI; this comes from the exons ATGGCAGGCAAGGAGCCAGAGATAATAACAGACAAAAACCAGATGAGGAAATGGTCAAGGGCCATGAGGTCCCAAGGCAAGACCATTGGCTTGGTACCCACCATGGGGTACCTCCATGAGGGCCACATATCACTCATCAAAGAAGCCCACAAGCACACCAACCTCATAGTCGTGTCAATCTATGTGAACCCAGGTCAGTTCTCTCCCACTGAGGACCTTTCCACATACCCATCTGATTTTCATGGTGATATTCAAAAGCTCATGGCTATTCCCGGTGGTGTTGATGCTGTTTTCCACCCCCACAATCTTTATGACTATGCAAAAAGTAAACCCACTGGTGTAAACAATAATAGTAGTAATTGTGAGAATTCTGGTGGTGGTGAGCCAGAGAGGAAAGGGGTGGTGTCCTGTGTGGAGGAGAGGGGGTTGGGGCATGAAACATGGGTAAGGGTTGAGAGATTGGAAAAGGGTATGTGTGGAAACAGCAGGCCTGTGTTCTTTAGAGGGGTTGCCACTATTGTCACTAAGTTGTTTAATATAGTGGAGCCTGATGTTGCCATGTTCGGGAAGAAGGATTATCAGCAGTGGCGAATTATTCAGCGGATG GTTCGAGATCTTGATTTTTCCATAGAAGTGGTAGGTTCTGATATAGTACGTGATAATGATGGCCTCGCAATGAGTTCACGCAATGTGCACCTATCACCTGAAGAGAGGGAAAAG GCATTGTCTATCAACAGGTCATTGTCAAGAGCAAAATCTGCTGCAGAAAATGGTCAAATAAATTGTAGGGAGTTAAGAAACTCGGTCGTCCAAGCAGTAAATAGCGCTGGTGGAAGAATTGATTATGCTGAG ATTGTAGACCAAGAGACTTTGGAGGCAGTGGAAGAGATTCAGAGCCCTGTTGTGTTCTGCATTGCTGCCTGGTTTGGGAAGGTCAGACTGATAGACAACTTGGAAATGAATATATGA
- the LOC132165337 gene encoding vesicle-associated membrane protein 722-like: MGQQSLIYSFVARGTVILAEFTEFTGNFTSIAAQCLQKLPASNNRFTYNCDGHTFNYLVDNGFTYCVVAVESVGRQIPIAYLERVKEDFTKRYGGGKAATAVANSLNKEFGPKLKEQMQYCVDHPEEISKLAKVKAQVSEVKGVMMENIEKVLDRGEKIELLVDKTENLRSQAQDFRQQGTKMRRKMWLQNMKIKLIVLGIIIALILIIVLSVCGGFKCGH; this comes from the exons ATGGGCCAGCAATCGTTGATCTACAGCTTTGTGGCGAGAGGGACGGTGATCCTGGCCGAGTTCACGGAGTTTACCGGAAATTTCACGAGCATAGCGGCCCAGTGCCTCCAGAAACTCCCGGCCTCCAACAACAGGTTCACCTACAACTGCGACGGCCACACCTTCAATTACCTCGTCGACAACGGCTTCa CTTACTGTGTGGTTGCGGTTGAGTCTGTTGGGCGACAGATTCCAATTGCCTACCTTGAGCGTGTCAAGGAGGATTTTACCAAGAGATATGGTGGAGGAAAAGCTGCAACAGCAGTTGCCAATAGCCTCAACAAGGAGTTTGG ACCCAAATTGAAGGAGCAGATGCAGTATTGTGTAGATCATCCAGAGGAGATCAGCAAGCTGGCTAAAGTAAAGGCACAGGTTTCAGAAGTCAAAGGGGTTATGATGGAAAATATTGAGAAG GTTCTTGACCGTGGAGAGAAGATTGAGTTGCTTGTGGATAAAACAGAGAACCTTCGTTCTCAG GCACAAGATTTCAGGCAGCAAGGAACCAAGATGCGGAGAAAGATGTGGTTGCAGAACATGAAGATAAAGCTGATAGTTCTTGGTATCATAATCGCCCTGATTCTCATCATAGTTCTATCTGTTTGCGGCGGTTTCAAATGCGGTCACTAG